Within the Rosa rugosa chromosome 2, drRosRugo1.1, whole genome shotgun sequence genome, the region TGGTCGACATTCCTTCCGAACCATTCCAATCCCTAGGGATACTTCCAGATAAACAATTCCTTGAGAGATCAATAGAATCCAATCTCTTCAGTTTAATTAGTGAATGGGGAATGCTACCACTCAGATTATTCCTGGAAAGGTCTAGGCTACTCAGTGTTGACATCTCCTGGCCAAAGTTCAAAGGAATTGGTCCTGAAAATCTATTGCTTCCCAACTTCAGGTATGATACATATGGCCAAAGTGGAATGGAACCCTCCAAGTTGTTGTTTTCCAAATTAACGTATGCACCAAAGCGTTCCAAGTATGGAAGCTTTCCTCTTAATTGGTTATTAGAGAGATCCAACCAACTCATGTGTGGGGAGTTTCTCCAAAACCACTCAGGTATTGTATCTGAAATACCTACATTTGAGAGAACTATATAAACGATGAATTGGCTTCTAAGCCATGCTGGAAATGCAGGACTTACAAATTGGCAATCACGGATGGTGATGAAAGATGCGTTGAAGAAAGGAATCCACTCCTGATTGATGTTGAAAACCAGAGACTTCGATGATAATTGAAGGTTAGCCAATCTTGTGAGGTTCTGAAAATGACTTTCACTTATGACGCCTTCCCATTGATTAGACAACAGATTCAGGATAGTTAATTCTGTAAGTTGTCCAATACTCTTTGGAATGCTGCCTTTCATCATGTTGAAGGAAAGGTCTAGGATATTCAAATGTGACAGATTTCCTACTGACATAGGAAGTGGACCAgagattttgttttttgagaGGTCCAAGGTTTTCAAATGGAAAAGATTTCCTATTGATGCTGGAAGTGGACCGGAGATTGAGTTTTGTGAAAGGTCCAAGGTTTCCAAATGGAAAAGATTTCCTATTGATGCCGGAAGTGGACCAGAGATTGAGTTTTGTGAAAGGTATAGGGTCCTCAACTGTAATAGATTTCCTATTGATGTAGGAACTGAACCAGAGATTGGGTTTTCTGAAAGGTGCAGGGCCTGCAAATGTAACAGATTTCCTATTGATGTTGGAAATGGACCAGAGAGTGAGTTTTGTTGCAGATTTAGAGTTTCCAAGTCCTTAAGCAATGAGACTTCAGGAATGGAGCCAGTAAATCCAGAATTAGAAAAATCTGCCGTCACAAGGGTACTAATATTAAATAGCCATTGAGGTAATGAAGATTGAAATTTGTTGAATGAGAGGTCAACGACCAAAAGTAACGTCAAATTTAGATGTGGAAGAGACTCGGGGAGGCCGCTATGAAGTTTACAAGAAGAAAAGTGCAATTCTAAGAGTGAAGGAAGCATATTAATAGCATGAACCCAATGATCTGTGGCCTGGCTAAGGTTCAACCCTTTCAAGCCCAGGTATTGCAAAGAAGAGAGACCAGAGAGCCACTTTAAATCTGAAACCCACATATCTGAATATGTTGAGAGATCAAGATGGAGCAGTTTCGATAAATTTCCGAGATGAGGAGGGACCATTCCCACAAAACCCGAGTGGGAGAGGTCAAGGTACCTCAACTTCTCGAGTGAACCTATGAAACTTGGGATGGGAATACTATGGAAAGTGTTGCCACTCAAGTTCAAGTAGTTCAAGTGTGTTAGATTAACTAAAGAAGGAGATAGCTCACCACCTACACATGCCGACATGGGAGCATCAGTTGCTGCATAATCACTTTCTTTACCACAGAGGTAGCTAAGGTCAAGCTTGACAACATGGCCTGTTTGGTTGCTGCAGCGTACACGCGTCCACTTGCAGCAGTCTTCCCCTATCCACGATGAAAGTCGGGGTAAAGGATCATCAAGGCTGCGTTTGAATTCAAGAAGGGCTTTCCGCTCCTCCTCAAAGCAAGCCAAAGTAAAATTTTTAGCACCTGAGTTGGCCAAAGTGGCTCTTAAGGTAACAGATTCAGTTAACAAAAGAAGGAAAACAGGTAAAAGAAGTCAAAAGCTGGTTTTGATGCTAGCCATTGTCCCTCAAGAAAAGGGAGGAGTTATTGATATAGGTTTGTGGATTCTAATGAACTTGATCTGCCCTATTTATAAGAAAGAGGATAGACTTCCTCTCACCCCTTGAACCTCAAAGTGTGTATGTCAACTTTCTGTAAAGGATTCAGGCAACTATAAGAAGACAATAAACAGCAAAGAGTACCCATATTGTCTCTACTCTCTACTGAATAGTTGAGACCTGCTCAATAAAAGAAATGAGCATCAATTTAATTCATATATACCTATGTCTCTGTTCTGAACAGAAAAACCTTTATCATATTCACAACATTCTAGGTATAAGCAATGACACCATCGTTTACTCGCCAAGTCTTTCAGACCGTGTGAAAGAGTCCCTTTTATTCAATATATTTTCTGCAACCCAAGCAAATCTATCAGCAGCCGGTCAAACAAACTTTTCTTAGTCATTTCCTGCTTaccaaaatatatacatatacgtGCAAATTGTGTATATAATAACTTCACATAGATATATTGTTTTCACCATGAATTAGCCAGGAAAGGGAAGGGTGTCCTAGTGTCATTACTTATAATCACTTTCTTAGTCAATAACTTGATGTAGCAAATACCAGGTTGGGAGGACACCATTTCCTCGCTAATTCAGCCTGAGCACCTGTCCCTTTCATTGATGAAGCAAAACTCTTCTATGGAGAtggtcggtttcggtttcggGTTTCGGCCTGCAATACAAATATGATATATTCTTGAAACTGAAGTAatcatattttcctttcttgtgTTTTTAGTTCCATCTCACCTGTTTCGTTTATTATGCAATTTTGCACCTGCACTTGCCGACAACCTCACCTTACACGGTCTTGCAACTAAGAATTAATTACATTGCATGTGGGAGTTGGGGTCTTCTTTAGACTCGGTCTTGTTTCTCAATATATCTATTGCAGATAAAGCGTCAGCCTCGGGTTATAGAAACTTCCAAGTTATTTTCTTGGAAGTCATGGTGTGTATCGAATATAATCCAATAGCAGAGCATACGGAAATTTCGCTGCCTTGATCAACTAAGAATGACTAGTGCTGCCCCTGAAGACGTTGgttgatcatcatcatcacatcATTCTATAGATAAATTATTTATGTACAACCTAATTCAGCTTGTACAAGCACCAAAACGAAGCCATCCTGCTGTGGAAATTTGAAGCTTGGATAATCACAGCAACGTCAACTGTAGCAGCTACTCTCACCCTCCATTCAGAGAGCATGTTTTAACTGTTCAACTTAAGATAAGAGCAGCTTATTCTAAAACACAAGTCTCAAGCGCCAAAGGGCCAACAATCACAAAGTAAGAAAAGGACTTTTATCTCAGCTTAAATGTGTTTTTTATACATTCACGACCAGTCTGCTAGACTGATTCcgaatttcaataaaaaaaatagtacaTGGTCATCAATAATCCAAGTACTACTAACTTCATTGTCTG harbors:
- the LOC133731255 gene encoding receptor-like protein EIX2, which translates into the protein MKGTGAQAELARKWCPPNLRHSCLNPLQKVDIHTLRFKGATLANSGAKNFTLACFEEERKALLEFKRSLDDPLPRLSSWIGEDCCKWTRVRCSNQTGHVVKLDLSYLCGKESDYAATDAPMSACVGGELSPSLVNLTHLNYLNLSGNTFHSIPIPSFIGSLEKLRYLDLSHSGFVGMVPPHLGNLSKLLHLDLSTYSDMWVSDLKWLSGLSSLQYLGLKGLNLSQATDHWVHAINMLPSLLELHFSSCKLHSGLPESLPHLNLTLLLVVDLSFNKFQSSLPQWLFNISTLVTADFSNSGFTGSIPEVSLLKDLETLNLQQNSLSGPFPTSIGNLLHLQALHLSENPISGSVPTSIGNLLQLRTLYLSQNSISGPLPASIGNLFHLETLDLSQNSISGPLPASIGNLFHLKTLDLSKNKISGPLPMSVGNLSHLNILDLSFNMMKGSIPKSIGQLTELTILNLLSNQWEGVISESHFQNLTRLANLQLSSKSLVFNINQEWIPFFNASFITIRDCQFVSPAFPAWLRSQFIVYIVLSNVGISDTIPEWFWRNSPHMSWLDLSNNQLRGKLPYLERFGAYVNLENNNLEGSIPLWPYVSYLKLGSNRFSGPIPLNFGQEMSTLSSLDLSRNNLSGSIPHSLIKLKRLDSIDLSRNCLSGSIPRDWNGSEGMSTIDFSNNNLSGQIPPSLCSQQPSLYWLRLSNNNLFGELGPSLQNCQNLATLDLGGNKFSGAIPQWIGEDLRSLQFLLLGENKFTGSIPQQLCALSRLHVLDLSHNDLSGSVPRCLGNLTQLTNLGRMPQPFPSLSNTLDMDPWHMDLDPKGVQYEYTSILPLVNTIDLSSNNLSGEIPEEMRNLSNLGSLNLSRNLLTGKIPEDIGSLQRLQILDLSCNHLHGPIPLSMTDMTSLSKLNLSYNDLSGPIPSANQFQTFNDPTLFEGNLGLCGTPLPTQCSSSPDGNPEVKEDAGEDEEGSGKIWFYVNTTMGFILGFWAVFGSL